In Oleiharenicola lentus, the following are encoded in one genomic region:
- a CDS encoding SAM-dependent methyltransferase, which yields MSSAVTSSTAPLSVRRPLFAERTILAALRGMPHGRLQLDLPDVTHVFGDRSAILAGVAPGVSNYAFVRVRRPDSFFKKCLLHGDIGFAESYIDGDWETPDLTAVVGWFVLNHEHAPTLSGSRRAQSLALNFLRAADRIGHLLRPNNRAIARRNISEHYDLSNDFFALWLDETMMYSSAKWERADASLHEAQVAKNDALCQHLRLKPTDHVLEIGTGWGGWSLHAAAKYGCRVTTVTISQQQHDLAVKRIAAAGLANRVEVRLQDYRDITGRFDKIVSIEMLEAVGHRYQPDFAAAVDRLLKPDGLLALQFITVPDHRYEALRTGVDFIQKHIFPGSLLLSVNRLNGLLAEKGGLVLHAFDDFGRDYAKTLRIWRDSFHAKLDRVRALGFDERFIRKWRYYLCYCEAAFAMRHISVVHTLHTRANNLSL from the coding sequence ATGAGTTCAGCCGTCACCTCCTCCACCGCCCCGTTGTCCGTCCGCCGTCCGTTGTTCGCCGAGCGCACCATTCTCGCCGCCCTGCGCGGCATGCCCCACGGCCGGCTGCAACTCGACCTGCCCGACGTCACGCACGTCTTTGGCGACCGCTCGGCCATCCTCGCCGGCGTGGCTCCGGGGGTGAGCAACTACGCCTTCGTCCGGGTCCGCCGGCCTGACTCTTTCTTCAAGAAATGTCTCCTCCACGGTGACATCGGCTTCGCCGAGTCCTATATCGACGGCGACTGGGAGACCCCCGACCTCACCGCCGTGGTCGGCTGGTTCGTGCTCAACCATGAGCACGCGCCCACGCTATCCGGCTCGCGCCGCGCCCAATCGCTCGCACTCAATTTCCTCCGCGCCGCAGACCGGATCGGCCACTTGTTGCGCCCCAACAACCGTGCCATCGCCCGCCGCAACATTTCGGAGCACTACGACCTCTCCAACGATTTCTTCGCGCTCTGGCTCGACGAAACCATGATGTATTCCTCCGCCAAGTGGGAGCGCGCCGACGCCTCGCTGCACGAGGCGCAGGTGGCCAAGAACGACGCGCTATGCCAGCATCTCCGCCTCAAGCCGACCGACCATGTCCTTGAGATCGGGACCGGCTGGGGTGGCTGGAGCCTCCATGCGGCCGCGAAATACGGCTGCCGCGTGACGACTGTCACCATCTCGCAGCAGCAACACGACCTCGCCGTGAAACGCATCGCCGCCGCCGGCCTCGCAAACCGTGTCGAGGTTCGCCTGCAGGACTACCGCGACATCACCGGCCGGTTCGACAAGATCGTCTCCATCGAGATGCTCGAGGCCGTCGGGCACCGCTACCAACCCGACTTCGCCGCCGCCGTGGACCGCCTGCTCAAACCCGACGGCCTGCTCGCACTGCAGTTCATCACCGTGCCCGACCACCGCTATGAGGCGCTCCGCACGGGCGTGGACTTCATCCAGAAGCACATCTTCCCCGGCTCGCTCCTCCTCTCCGTCAACCGGCTGAACGGTCTGCTCGCCGAGAAGGGCGGCTTGGTGCTCCACGCCTTCGACGACTTCGGCCGCGACTACGCGAAGACGCTGCGGATCTGGCGCGACAGCTTCCACGCCAAGCTCGACCGGGTCCGCGCCCTCGGCTTCGACGAACGCTTCATCCGCAAGTGGCGCTACTACCTCTGCTACTGCGAGGCCGCTTTCGCGATGCGCCACATCTCCGTCGTCCACACGCTTCACACGCGGGCGAACAATCTTTCGTTGTAA